A single Bacillus sp. OxB-1 DNA region contains:
- a CDS encoding TetR/AcrR family transcriptional regulator, with product MDRKDEIAQAAEKSFSLFGYKATTMDQIAKIANVGKGTIYTFFSNKEELFQTIVWQMVEEMKHASDQCAVEGASFEEKAHARIMELLKFRETHKLYIKLIEEENELRTLAVSEMLQSVEKEILRFIQTKIERGIVSGELKPCDSKLVAFLLYKSYMALVIDWNKTHNRQLGEEEIAQLLSQTVFSGLMGTLCN from the coding sequence ATGGACCGGAAAGATGAAATTGCACAAGCCGCCGAAAAATCGTTTTCCCTGTTCGGCTACAAAGCGACAACAATGGACCAAATCGCTAAGATCGCGAACGTCGGGAAAGGGACGATCTACACATTCTTTTCTAATAAGGAAGAACTGTTCCAAACCATTGTATGGCAGATGGTAGAAGAGATGAAACACGCCTCCGACCAATGCGCCGTGGAGGGCGCCTCCTTTGAAGAAAAGGCTCACGCCCGGATTATGGAACTACTCAAATTCCGGGAGACTCATAAATTGTATATAAAACTGATTGAAGAAGAAAACGAGCTTCGCACACTCGCCGTCAGCGAGATGCTGCAATCGGTGGAGAAAGAGATCCTCCGATTCATCCAAACCAAAATTGAACGCGGCATTGTTAGTGGGGAGCTTAAGCCTTGCGACAGCAAATTGGTCGCGTTCTTGCTCTACAAATCCTACATGGCACTAGTCATCGACTGGAATAAAACCCACAATCGTCAGTTGGGAGAAGAGGAGATCGCGCAGCTATTAAGCCAGACGGTATTCTCGGGCTTGATGGGGACGTTATGCAACTAG